The DNA segment CagccaaaaacagaaaaagattGTTTAAAGAGTGAATTAAATATTGGATGTACATACGTACCCCATGTCGAGTTGTAGCCGGAGAATCTCCTCGTGCTGGAGCAGGCTCGGGAAGAACGGCAGCATATGACGTTAGAGCCAAGCTAAGGAGGAGGGCTATTGTGAAGAGGGTGCTAAGCTTATAAGAAGACATGTTCTCCGGCTTCGCCAACATTAATTTTTTGGCTCTTTGCGAATGGGAAACCAATGCTCTGCTCACTGCTGAATTTATAGACGTTGAATGGTATGTCTCATGTAAATTAGGTAAGCTCCAACTCGGGCTCTTTAACAGTGGAATAGGCTTAAGCTCTTCCTTTTTATCATGTTATTTATTAGGTTCAACCAAAGGGCCCGTGACATGTCAGCATGGTGAGATTACCATATCACAAACAAGCATTGatatggatattttttttttttttggtaatgtttaTGGCAAAGATCGTTCATCCATCTTTTTCTTTGACAATAATCATAATGTGAAATgaaattttatctttttcttaatttcctcgtctttatcttttttcttcaacATGTAAGTGACAAGTTTATTAAATGAATGAGTGGTGCTACACCAACTGATAAAGtcatttgactttttttttttttaaaaaaaagaaaattgttttaaaaaaatcacaacatcattcaaaaatatttttttaatcactagtaaaaaaataaaaattttcaaaacccaTTTCAGGATCCATTTATCAGGACGAGTAGCATTATTCTAAATGAATTTCATCGTCTACCTAAATTTCCTTTACGGAGGAGAAACACGTTTACATTCTTCGTTATTTTAGgtgcttatttttatttttatagtttgaTCTAAACTCTatgaattgaaagaaaaaaaaatattgatcaaAGTGAAATAGATAGTGTAATATTTCTCGTTTTATATGTCTGTTTACTTTCAACTATAATTCttagaagtaaaaaaaatattaaaaaaaaaaaacaactctaAGAAATGTTAATTTGATTGTTAGATGATTGATAGTCGAATGGCGCGAAACAATaaactctaaaaaataaaaaataaaaatattcacataatAAGGAGGaaggattttatttaaaaaatgaggacaagaatcaattttattaattaccgTTACTTATGACAGTCGAATATCTTGTAACACTAATGAAATTTGGGGattacaaagaaattaaaataagcCCGAAACTAAATTCCTAAAAATTTATAAAGACTTCAATAAAGCTTACAAGAAGATCGAATAAGAAAAATCCTAAAAGACTTAATACCTAATAGTAGAAAAACCTATGCGATCCATAGAAAACAGAACAATCATATGCTTAGGGAGTAGAAAGAGAGGTGAAAAACTTACCGTATGTCCCGTAATATCATAATTTGCTAGATTGTTTGTTAACGTATTATATTTTCTGTAAACATGATtaatattgaagaaaaaaatatttttaaaatataaaatatcatccctaatattgaaataaatcaAGTGAGAAAGAGTGAGAAGAACCCAACTTTTGAAATATGGGGGTACAACCCAATATTAGTAGTTATAATACTTCTTCCTATTCACTCACTGGGCAAATGGATCAGCTCCAAGAGAGACATTTACGGGTGGAAAGCGAAAATCTCAAGATTCTAATTTCTCAACAAAGAAAGAGGGTTCTAACTGATACTCCAAGTTGAAATAGGATTAATTGCATTATTCAGCCCATCTTTTTCAGGCTGTCGAGTCCACTTGACTTGCCCATGCTTGAAGGCGTAAGCGTAACGCAGGATGATGGTAATTATGtgattattaaaataatgccttcCTGTTTGCTTAAAACACATTACCCttataaaacatttattttccCCTCTATGTAGcaaatatttaatgaaaaaatgagATGGGGTCGTTTGAGTGGATCACCAACATCACGAGACGCACTCATATGACCTATGTTTCATCGTTGTCTTCCTcttccacaattttttttttggtcgtcTGTTTAAGTTCTAGAGAAATCTTAAGTGAATTGATGGTTTGATAGATGGTTTGatcgattgttttttttttttttttaaatccttaatagttaagaaaataattattgctgaatttgtatattttttcctttttaaaaggaaaatgtttaaagatatttaaaaaaaaaaaaaaacaaaaaaactaccTACAATTTTCGATCAAATTATGAATCGGTACCGGTAGCAGAATTCTAAATTTTAACAGGCAGCCTCTCCTCATTCCCTCCCATCACATCTTTTATCTTCTCATCCACACCCACACATATtatatagacacacacacatatatatagacatatgcGCACATATAACACATGGATTAACTTGTACAATTATATGTTTTGAGATCAAATACTAAAGCAGCCCATGCTCTTTGTTTAATTGGCATATTGGTCCCGAAACtttaaattaaacttgttaGTTCATGACACTAGTGCGAGTTGAGTGAGAATGATCATATCCTCCATGAGTGGTGGCACAATCTTGCAATGACTCATGGAGTCACACTACCCTCTATGACTTGATGTGGAGCCCCCttttccaattttattttagttgaatTGAGATGTGAAAGGAACCTCCACCTACAAGGCCGGATGGCACGACCACCCCGAAAACCTTCGTGGGATGGCACGAGAGAGGGGTTCCCTGATCTCCTCGTCAAATTCACAAATGGGAAAGGGATTTCCCACCTTTTTGTGATTGTCTCCTACTTATTACTTCAGTAAGGTAGGAGGGGGAGGTAGAGATGGAGGTCCCCTCCACCTCCTTGGATGGGGGTTGTTACGTTGTTGGGTGTTTTTCTTTACAAGTAACATGTTAATACGCAACACTAAACAATATCTATTGATGCTATGTGATGTTTCAAATGGTTTCCTAATAAAAGGGTGATTGAAGGAGGGGTGATCTTAGGGCTGGAAATTaaccccatgcatgcatgcatacacacacacacatatatatcaaaaattcgATTGAGAACTTGTACCGAATAGtgcaatttcttttccttttttttaacatttttatatccctttaaacatttaaaaaaatttacaaattcattaaaaaacactttcttaatattttaagtaaaaaaactatttaatattaactttttttcgattatatatatatacacacacatattacTCCAGCTTTGATTAAAATCAACGATAGACGTACGTTGATATAGTACTACTCATGCTCAGAACAAATTCTACACCCATGATATTTACAATGTGATCTTATTGTAATTGAATAGCCAcaataaaatcaatatataagAATGAtcgatatttttagttttttctgaGTTCTCCGTAATATGTTATTTGTTTCCAGGAAATCCCGGTGGAAACTGGAAAGCAGAAATCCGATGATATGTACGGAACGTGAAGACGGCTTGTAGAACAGATCAATTCCCCATGGCCCAATCCAACCACCAAACGACACCAATATGCGAATACTTTACACGACGTCGCTTTCGTTAGCACAGTAACTCTTAATAATAATACAGGTTCGTAATTCCATAACATCTATTCTTCCTATAAAATCAATGAGTCATCAACAGCCTCTTAATTAATAGAGAGAGGTGCTTAAAGTTGCTCTTCAAGCCTCTCAACCTTTCTCTTTCCCTGAGCTGAGAATTGCGAGCACTTTAGGCTGATCTCCGGCCAACTTATTATAAATGGCTGCCGCTACCTCCTCGAGCTGTGCTACCTGCTTCACTTATCAATCCAAATCCGTCGTCGAGCCCACGCCTCGGACCTCGTTGACCCATGCCTCGCCCGGGTGCGGCAAGCTTGATGGGGTGGCTATGTGGTTCATCAATGGCGTCTCGACTGCTTTCTTTGCTTCTTTGGAGCGATGTTCTTGCATCCATATCGCCACTGTAGATGATAGCGATGAAGCCAACGACTTGCCGTTGATTTTCAATGATGGAAATCTCAGGCACGTTGGTGGCAGCGTCATGAGTACCGGTAGTCGGAGGAGGACCGGCAAAGGCAAGAATGGTGGAGACGTGCTTCTCGAGAAATAAAAgaagattattatatatatataattgatcatCATCGAAATCAAGGTGCCTTTTTGGTAAGTGATTTGTAAGATTCTTGTGGTTGTGGATGATCAGTTTGTTTCCAGTATTTGAATTTGGAAAGAATGGAAACTatatatgaagaaaatgaaataatatttttgtggaTTTGAAACTGTTGCGAATATTAAGATAACTGCAATTTTCTTGCCTTTTATTATCATTTGTGCTTCATAAATCCTCATACATTAATCTTAATATGTgactaattatttatttctattctTGTTTTATGCTcaaataataactatatttgaaagcttaaaatttcaattttcctTGTATCACCAATTCATTATATCACCATCTATGTATAGATCTGAGATCTGACAACCCCAATTCATTATGGGCCATGATGTTCTTGCTAACCTTTGGTCATGCTCAgccctacatatatatattatttatttttatatatatgtatcatcttattattggataaattatatttctatcaattttattatttgagttttggCTAATGACTAATTAGTCACAATCTTCTACGTCACGGTGGGATAATGATGATTTCAATTTAAAGTGATATAGATAGTATCATTTATAGTATAAGATACAGATCATTTTAAGATgagtggtattttttttttattaatagtaaaacattttttattcataaaatagACATTACAACTCTAACTTGAgaattacaagccaactacttATTTTCAAACTCCATAGTATATAAATTCTTTTGTAACTAACACGATCTTGTTTAGTGCTGCAAAACTTCTTTAGACAAGGAGTCTGAGAGACATCACAATGTCTTAAAATATTGTATAAGACAATAACAAACCATACACTCTCATAGAATGGAGGACATAATCTATAGACCTCTGGTCCTAAAGataatgttttatattttttattcttttcatattataacctaaaacaaaataaatagcagaaaatataaatacatgaaaaatatatgaaaaaataacaaacaaacaacaacaTGAAAGTATGGCTAAAGGTCCAGTCTGAAGAAATCAATGGCCTATAAACCCAGAACAATGCTATATATAGTTTCTATTTGAAGACTGCAATACAGGCttaggtaattttatttttaacattttttaaaattacaaaattatccctcctaaaatgataatttttctcattttataaaAGGTTTACATGCACGGTCTTCAAATAgagactgcaaatagaatttctcataAACCCATGGCATGATCCCAACACATGCTATGCTATACTCGATGACAGCCGCATACAAAGGCCCCGCGAAATATCTTGGAAAAGAATTATGTTCCACATCATAatgtaaaatgattaaaatagcTCAAATATGTTTTACTATGGATCATACCatgatctattttttaaatgaaaacatAGATAGATTAATCAAGGAATTAGATAATAAAAGTGTAAGAAACACGGCCTGCAAGTACCACCTGTACATGCTGCTGTGCCTAGAAAAATTAGCCATATTTAATTACCACTTGGTCTTTGCGAATTGTGACAAACTAATTCTCAAAGGGTTATATATTTCCAACGACATAAGCTAAATGGTTGGTCACAATTATTATTTGACCGCAAATCTATGACCATTGATTTTATTTACTTGTTTGCTGCATTATCTTTTCCGTCaagcttttgaatattattaGCAGAGATTAAAGTActgttattttatttgtattttatgtcAATACGACTGCAGCAAAAGTAAACCAGCGCTAAAGGcgctttaaataattcaataaagcTTTCCTCCATGATTTCGATTAATGATGTTGCCGTTTTGGTCATCATCTTCAAAAAgtttcttctactttattttcTGAATTACTTTGATCAACAGCGGGGAATCCAAAGCCATATTTGTTTAGAGTCTTGCTTCTCCGCCGTCTAAAGTACTATACTGTTGATGCCACCATTGCCACGTACCTtataattaaaaacaatatatttaaaataaaatagagtttaaaaatataaaaaacaagattgaaattctaaatttttttgacgtttttatgtttttatttttaatttttaataaactatTTGGTGATATAACCGTTATAACGTCAATAGAACAATTCTAACGATATACTTCAGGCGACAtggtaatattttaaaaatatataatgggAAATGATCCCCCTTTGGTAAcggccaaaaaagaaaagaagaataccTAATTGTCTTTAAAAGAGGGTGAATAAAGAATAATTCGTCAATAAAGAATGCTGGAGAAATAGAAGTGGGTGGGTCCTACACAAGCATATAGTAATAGaaaaatactatatttattaAAGTTGGGTTCCAACACGGTCtggacaatttttttattttttttttaacttaatgagtaaagaattattatttttattcatattgtatttttttttttaaataatgatgattaaaaaaatacatgaagaaaaaaataattataaaataaaattcacttCTAGGGACATTTTCTCGAGACATTAATGTCAATTCTTGCCATCGGCTAGGATTCTAGTTGTTCTATCCAAGTATACTTGTACCTCCGATAAATCTAGACGCCATCCCTCGTCTTTGCTTAACCGGTCGGCCGGAGATGCCTTTGTGTGGTTAGGGCTTATGGGAGCATTATTAGTTAAGATGATAGATCGTAGAAATTATGAATTTCCAAAATCATTGATTTTCCACGAAAAGCATGTTATACCTAAATTCATCATTACTTTGACATAGTTTTATATTTGAGATCTTAAACTGCAGATTAAGAAGGGTTTTGTCTTGTTAAATatgcaaagaaatttgttgtttCGACAAAATTACTGAGTACTTGTGGAAGTAAAGTTTGAGAAATAAGTAAAACAAGCAAACTCTTCTTAGTAAGTTAGTACACATATAATTTAcaagaattttaattataacataAACGCTTCTAAGCAGTCCGGGCTGGTTTTCCTAGAGAAGCAGCCCTCCAATTATTAATTATCATATCAGACATCACACAAAATATAGAGTAGATGCACCCACATACAATCACGTCACACATCCCATGGACCGCTCTCCCTCCATCAAATTGCACCTTCATTCTCTTCGTCTCTGCCCCAGATCGATGCCTCAATCCCTTATACCACCGTCAATGCCTCAAATCAATTGAAAACAACAAGGGCAGAGTAATGATTTatgcatcttcatcttcaaaatcatatcttttgaaaattaatttaaaaaaaatcctatattaaattatgtattttttgaccaaataataaaaaaatattattatatttttttttctctaaaatctggatagtctaataaattcaagtcaaattcaatatccaagtccaataaattcaatctatcatatatatattcagcAACATAGAAAAATCCACACATACTCTATGTGTAGtctaatttcatataaattcaTAACTTGgataaggaaaaataataaaaataatgtctgAAGAAGGAAAGGACATCTTCAAAGATAAATAATGACTGTTCATAGTTATTCAAAATTATAGATATAGATAAGCCAATGCAAATGATTTTAAGGGaactttatttaaatttgagaataaagATGAAAATAGATAAGTCATTGTTAGTGCTCTTATATGAACTTGAatttttacaaaagtaaatcaAATCACAGATCCAAACATACAAACCAATTTGAATCACCTTTTGTTTTGAACAAA comes from the Carya illinoinensis cultivar Pawnee chromosome 8, C.illinoinensisPawnee_v1, whole genome shotgun sequence genome and includes:
- the LOC122319212 gene encoding phytosulfokines-like; the protein is MLAKPENMSSYKLSTLFTIALLLSLALTSYAAVLPEPAPARGDSPATTRHGDVEARNLEVEESCEQGGAKGKEECLMRRTLAAHLDYIYTQKKKP